A region from the Musa acuminata AAA Group cultivar baxijiao chromosome BXJ1-10, Cavendish_Baxijiao_AAA, whole genome shotgun sequence genome encodes:
- the LOC135594799 gene encoding uncharacterized protein LOC135594799: MQTSLPPVCRAAAARAPVDWDASGELCMVGHGIFYKPLGDRLHLSAVLKLNYPKTSNISTSLVSGTVESLGPHHIDPISLVAYAQKEYVFTMIPQANHSCSSLPFQEESLSFGPTSVCSHLLRYMTGRTFQLDYGSGCTGSNCGTLSSSFGFSARFLSFDMIQCSENGRLHLYIEFSNSSYLSYDVPMVPKKSMMGEGYWDHVKNRLCLIACHILEGSSQASPSVGDCSIGLSLWFPTVLTLRRKDVVGHMWSNKKKRDPGYFSMVSFHRSGGRMVTIPGLRYNYTLIDSVSGPCKVRSGSTQSSEERYPDGRCSRDMRFSIAVEDAGGRSGWGEANVFSMGDEFCDDYDFVTTSETASFVPAADWVAKNQSVWNVSYAISYYMYSASAEGGEQFGIAAEGIYDAGSGTLCMKGCGSPSLPTKNQTAIDCEILINIQFPPLHSKMGDRISGTINTTRSKQDPLHFDPIKLYSQQIYAAEVTEAIWRMDVEIVMVMISLTLSCICIGLQTFHAKKHRDALPSMSITMLGVLILGYVIPLVLNFEALFANRSRSGFLSLRSGGWLDVHEVIVRILSGLALFLSFHLLQMAWSARSSDENKGHRVAEWTTLKLCLPLYFAGALLTWLISSRHHLQRSEFSRQRYGSRWEDLVPYAGLVLDGFLLPQIVLNVCRNSKDKILTPFFYVGITITRALPHLYDAYRSRSYNRRIDSSYIYASPDRYFYSLVWDVIVPCEGLLFAAAIYLQQRVGGDCLLPQRFRKRVEYEAVPVVAL, from the coding sequence ATGCAGACGAGTCTGCCTCCGGTTTGTCGAGCTGCAGCGGCGAGGGCTCCCGTGGATTGGGACGCCTCCGGTGAGCTTTGTATGGTTGGTCACGGGATCTTCTACAAGCCCTTAGGTGATCGACTTCATCTTTCTGCTGTTTTGAAGCTCAACTACCCCAAGACTTCCAACATCTCTACCAGTCTGGTGAGCGGGACTGTCGAGAGCTTGGGGCCCCACCACATCGATCCCATCTCGCTTGTAGCCTATGCTCAAAAGGAGTATGTTTTCACGATGATCCCCCAAGCCAACCACTCATGCTCCTCTCTTCCATTCCAGGAGGAATCACTAAGTTTCGGGCCTACTTCTGTTTGTAGTCATCTCCTCCGGTATATGACTGGTAGAACATTTCAGCTAGACTACGGCAGTGGCTGCACCGGTAGCAACTGTGGAACTCTAAGTAGTAGCTTTGGGTTCTCCGCTAGATTCTTGTCCTTCGATATGATACAGTGCTCGGAGAACGGCCGGTTGCATCTCTACATCGAATTCTCCAATTCCAGTTATCTTTCATATGATGTCCCGATGGTGCCTAAGAAGTCCATGATGGGTGAAGGCTATTGGGACCATGTTAAGAATCGTCTCTGTCTCATAGCCTGTCACATTCTTGAAGGGAGTTCACAGGCGAGTCCCTCTGTTGGTGATTGCTCGATCGGACTGAGCTTATGGTTCCCAACTGTCCTGACGCTGAGAAGAAAGGACGTGGTCGGTCATATGTGGAGTAACAAGAAGAAGAGAGACCCTGGCTACTTCAGCATGGTCTCGTTCCACCGGTCGGGTGGGCGAATGGTCACGATTCCTGGGCTGAGATATAACTACACCCTAATAGATTCTGTCAGCGGGCCTTGCAAGGTGAGAAGTGGCAGCACACAGTCGAGCGAGGAAAGGTATCCAGATGGAAGATGTTCCCGCGACATGCGGTTCAGTATCGCGGTGGAGGATGCCGGCGGCCGAAGTGGATGGGGGGAAGCTAATGTCTTTTCTATGGGCGACGAGTTTTGTGATGATTATGACTTCGTTACGACGTCGGAGACGGCAAGCTTCGTGCCTGCAGCTGACTGGGTCGCGAAGAATCAAAGTGTTTGGAACGTAAGCTATGCCATAAGCTATTATATGTACTCTGCTTCCGCTGAGGGGGGCGAACAGTTTGGCATCGCTGCTGAGGGGATATACGATGCTGGAAGTGGAACACTCTGCATGAAGGGATGTGGATCTCCGAGTTTGCCCACCAAAAACCAAACAGCAATTGACTGTGAGATCTTAATCAATATCCAGTTTCCCCCTCTCCACTCGAAGATGGGAGATCGTATCAGTGGCACCATCAACACCACAAGGAGTAAGCAGGACCCTCTGCACTTTGACCCtataaagttgtattctcagcaaaTTTACGCAGCAGAAGTAACTGAAGCGATTTGGAGGATGGATGTCGAAATCGTCATGGTCATGATCTCTCTcacgttgtcgtgcatttgcattgGGTTGCAGACCTTCCACGCCAAGAAGCACCGTGACGCCCTGCCTTCCATGTCGATCACCATGCTCGGTGTTCTTATCCTTGGCTACGTGATTCCTCTGGTGCTGAACTTTGAAGCCTTGTTCGCGAACCGCAGTCGGTCTGGCTTTCTAAGTCTGCGGAGCGGTGGGTGGCTCGACGTTCATGAGGTCATCGTGAGGATCTTATCCGGCTTAGCTCTGTTCCTCTCCTTCCACCTGCTTCAAATGGCGTGGTCCGCGAGGTCATCGGACGAGAACAAGGGGCACCGCGTCGCGGAGTGGACGACGCTCAAGCTGTGCTTGCCTCTCTACTTCGCCGGGGCGCTGCTCACTTGGCTCATCAGCTCAAGGCACCACCTGCAGAGGTCGGAATTCAGCAGGCAGCGATACGGTTCTCGCTGGGAGGATTTGGTCCCTTATGCTGGCTTAGTGCTCGACGGATTTCTGCTCCCTCAGATCGTTCTTAACGTCTGTCGGAACTCCAAAGATAAGATCCTGACGCCTTTCTTCTACGTCGGAATCACGATCACCCGAGCTTTGCCTCATCTGTACGACGCTTATCGCTCTCGCAGTTATAACCGTCGCATTGATTCATCGTACATCTACGCAAGTCCAGACAGATATTTTTACTCGCTGGTGTGGGATGTCATCGTTCCTTGTGAAGGTTTGCTTTTTGCAGCGGCGATATACCTTCAGCAGCGAGTTGGTGGTGATTGTCTTCTTCCCCAAAGATTCAGAAAGCGTGTGGAGTACGAGGCAGTTCCAGTGGTTGCTCTTTAG